One Streptomyces sp. V4I8 genomic window carries:
- a CDS encoding MarR family winged helix-turn-helix transcriptional regulator: MTALPHVDSAQLMELLSVSLAAYYGDFTVAAASENLTASQGRTLNVLRRGPASMSMLATTLTCDASNMTGVVDRLEKRGLVHREPSASDRRVKNVLLTAEGEQVIDAIRGKMHRTLAGLDRLDEQERETLYALLERVFTARPDAA; encoded by the coding sequence ATGACAGCACTCCCCCACGTCGACTCCGCCCAGCTCATGGAGCTGCTCTCGGTGTCGCTGGCTGCCTACTACGGCGACTTCACGGTCGCCGCCGCGAGCGAGAACCTCACGGCCAGCCAGGGCAGGACGCTCAACGTGCTGCGCCGGGGACCCGCCTCCATGAGCATGCTGGCCACCACGCTGACCTGCGACGCCTCCAACATGACCGGAGTCGTCGACCGGCTGGAGAAGCGCGGCCTGGTGCACCGCGAGCCCAGTGCCTCCGATCGGCGCGTCAAGAACGTCCTCCTCACCGCGGAGGGCGAGCAGGTCATCGATGCGATCCGCGGCAAGATGCACCGCACGCTCGCGGGCCTGGACAGACTCGACGAGCAGGAGCGGGAGACCCTGTACGCCCTGCTGGAGCGCGTCTTCACCGCGCGGCCCGACGCGGCCTGA
- a CDS encoding MFS transporter: MSHAQHTAERRHLADTSVVLVLGLAAMVVSMMQTLVVPILGIIADDLQATTANVSWVTTATLLSAAVFTPLLGRFGDQHGKKRTLIGVLLVMIAGSVLAATTTSLTWLIVGRVMQGAATAIFPLALSILREEIKPEKLPGAMALVSGTLAFGSGLALVGAGLFTQGSDPDYHQVFWLAVVLAVMALAGVWFAVPASRETTGGRTDWLGAITLGALLVLLLLPVSQGHEWGWTSGRTLGSLAGAVVMAVVWVVTERRVEEPMVDMKMFAHRPVLFTNLAGLFLGFAMFAQFIGVSYLVQIPEDIAGYGFGASVLGASVVYLLPTTLVSLVGSQFGGVLVRRLGARVTLAAGACFGVLGFMWLTVAHDTTASVIGAGMVIGLAISFGYAAMPALIVASVPAHQSGIANGINSISRSAGSAVASAVITSLLASKTIPLPDGMPQLPEESQFTMSFAIAGVAFVLVLAVALVGIKPAHAPRTPVQRKVTSRTRAALDQPSR, from the coding sequence GTGTCCCACGCACAGCACACGGCGGAGCGACGGCACTTGGCGGACACGTCGGTCGTCCTGGTGCTCGGCCTTGCCGCGATGGTCGTCTCGATGATGCAGACCCTGGTCGTCCCGATCCTGGGGATCATCGCGGACGACCTGCAGGCCACCACGGCGAACGTCAGCTGGGTGACCACCGCCACGCTTCTGTCGGCCGCCGTCTTCACCCCGCTGCTCGGCCGCTTCGGCGACCAGCACGGCAAGAAGCGCACGCTTATCGGTGTACTGCTCGTGATGATCGCGGGATCGGTCCTCGCCGCCACGACCACCTCGCTGACGTGGCTGATCGTCGGCCGGGTGATGCAGGGAGCGGCGACCGCGATCTTTCCGCTCGCCCTCTCCATCCTGCGCGAAGAGATCAAGCCGGAGAAGCTGCCCGGTGCCATGGCCCTGGTCAGTGGCACGCTCGCGTTCGGCAGCGGGCTCGCGTTGGTCGGCGCGGGGCTCTTCACCCAGGGCTCCGACCCCGATTACCACCAGGTCTTCTGGCTCGCGGTGGTGCTCGCCGTGATGGCGCTCGCGGGTGTGTGGTTCGCGGTGCCCGCTTCCCGGGAGACGACGGGAGGGCGGACGGACTGGCTGGGCGCGATCACGCTGGGAGCGCTGCTGGTGCTGCTGCTTCTGCCTGTCTCGCAGGGGCACGAGTGGGGGTGGACGTCCGGCCGTACGCTCGGCTCCTTGGCCGGGGCGGTCGTCATGGCGGTGGTGTGGGTCGTCACCGAGCGCCGGGTCGAGGAACCGATGGTGGACATGAAGATGTTCGCCCACCGGCCCGTACTGTTCACCAACCTGGCCGGGCTGTTCCTGGGTTTCGCGATGTTCGCCCAGTTCATCGGCGTCTCGTACCTCGTCCAGATACCCGAGGACATCGCGGGCTACGGCTTCGGCGCTTCCGTGCTCGGAGCGTCCGTCGTCTATCTGCTCCCGACCACCCTCGTGTCGCTCGTGGGTTCACAGTTCGGCGGCGTCCTCGTGCGCCGACTCGGCGCGCGCGTCACCCTGGCCGCCGGGGCCTGCTTCGGGGTGCTCGGATTCATGTGGCTGACCGTGGCGCACGACACGACCGCATCGGTGATCGGCGCGGGCATGGTCATCGGTCTGGCGATCAGCTTCGGCTACGCGGCCATGCCCGCGCTCATCGTCGCGAGCGTTCCCGCCCACCAGTCCGGCATCGCCAACGGCATCAACTCCATCTCCCGCTCGGCCGGCAGCGCCGTGGCGAGCGCGGTGATCACCTCGCTGTTGGCGTCGAAGACCATTCCGCTTCCGGACGGCATGCCCCAGCTGCCCGAGGAGAGCCAGTTCACGATGAGCTTCGCGATCGCCGGCGTGGCGTTCGTCCTGGTCCTCGCCGTCGCTCTCGTCGGGATCAAGCCGGCGCACGCGCCTCGTACGCCCGTCCAGAGGAAGGTCACGAGCCGTACTCGAGCCGCCCTCGACCAGCCGTCCCGCTGA
- a CDS encoding maleylpyruvate isomerase family mycothiol-dependent enzyme encodes MNTSAHADHADHTDHAPVVTAVDHRTAVAAETARFVAAVKDADLATAVPSCPGWTLADLVRHTGGVQRWFSTLLLARVQEPPRTREVDLRLPEREDGYADWLAESASVAADAFAATDPDLPMWAWGVDQHARFWARRMLFETLLHRADAELASGLRPAIDRALAVDGIDEFLVNLPFATFFAPKVANLRGPDRTIRFHTTDGDDTTDGDDAWLVRLRPDGFGLDCAHPATGTADATVRGTAADLLLLVYGRLPYQAEALAHDGDEHLLADWFANSAF; translated from the coding sequence ATGAACACGTCCGCCCACGCCGACCACGCCGACCACACGGACCACGCCCCCGTCGTCACAGCGGTCGATCACCGCACGGCGGTTGCGGCGGAGACCGCCCGGTTCGTCGCAGCGGTCAAGGACGCCGACCTGGCCACCGCGGTGCCCAGCTGCCCCGGCTGGACGCTCGCCGACCTGGTCAGGCACACGGGCGGTGTCCAACGCTGGTTCTCGACCCTGTTGCTGGCGCGTGTCCAGGAACCCCCGCGCACGCGGGAGGTGGACCTGCGGCTTCCCGAGCGGGAGGACGGATACGCCGACTGGCTGGCCGAGAGCGCGAGCGTGGCCGCGGACGCGTTCGCGGCCACCGACCCCGACCTGCCGATGTGGGCGTGGGGCGTCGACCAGCACGCCCGCTTCTGGGCACGCCGCATGCTCTTCGAGACTCTGCTGCACCGGGCCGACGCCGAACTCGCTTCGGGCCTGCGGCCCGCCATCGACCGCGCGCTCGCCGTCGACGGGATCGACGAGTTCCTCGTCAACCTGCCCTTCGCCACCTTCTTCGCCCCCAAGGTGGCCAACCTGCGCGGCCCTGACAGGACCATCCGCTTCCACACGACCGACGGAGACGATACGACCGACGGAGACGATGCCTGGCTCGTTCGCCTGCGACCGGACGGCTTCGGACTGGACTGCGCGCACCCGGCCACGGGCACCGCCGATGCGACCGTCCGGGGAACCGCGGCCGACCTGCTCCTGCTGGTCTACGGCCGCCTGCCCTACCAGGCGGAGGCCCTCGCTCACGACGGGGACGAGCACCTGTTGGCCGACTGGTTCGCCAACTCGGCCTTCTGA